ATTCAATAATGGTACCAATGACCTGGCTAATCTATACGCCCTGAATCCGGATGGTACTAAAAAATGGAACTACACCATCTTCGATGGAATCCTTTATGAGTACTATTACAGTGATTTTATAGGATCACCAGCCATAGCCCAGGATGGAACCATATACATTAATGGACATTTCAAGGATTATAGCATGAAATACGGTTTTTTATATGCTTTAAATCCTGATGGAACCGTTAAATGGAAATATTTCCTCAACGACAACGAAGGATTTACAGTTTTTCCAACTGGATTTCCAGCTGTAGGGGCTGATGGAACCATTTATTTAAGCAGCCAGTATTACGAGTCTGGATGGATTGCTAAATTAAACGCGATAAATCCTGACGGCACTAAGAAATGGGAATACGCTGTTTCCGAAGGACAGTATGGTAGTGATGTGCCATCTCCAGCCATAGCTCCCGATGGAACTATCTACTTTGTATATAATTATCATTATTCAAGTAGTAGGACGCTCATCTATGTGCATTGGACCAGAATGGCGGACTTATCTGGAATTATCTTATTAATGGATATGTAAAATCACATCCAGCAGTTGCCAGTGACGGAACTATCTACTTAGCAGCTAGAGATGGGAAATTATACGCAATAAATCCTAACGGGACACA
This DNA window, taken from Methanobacterium subterraneum, encodes the following:
- a CDS encoding PQQ-binding-like beta-propeller repeat protein gives rise to the protein MITKLHKFKHLTLLLALIALIIISISPVMADSSDALADSQYPKAMNDNQNTGQSQYVGPQNNSTKWNYTTGDSNSQIMYAPSIGPDGTLYLATRFNNGTNDLANLYALNPDGTKKWNYTIFDGILYEYYYSDFIGSPAIAQDGTIYINGHFKDYSMKYGFLYALNPDGTVKWKYFLNDNEGFTVFPTGFPAVGADGTIYLSSQYYESGWIAKLNAINPDGTKKWEYAVSEGQYGSDVPSPAIAPDGTIYFVYNYHYSSSRTLIYVHWTRMADLSGIILLMDM
- a CDS encoding PQQ-binding-like beta-propeller repeat protein, giving the protein MDQNGGLIWNYLINGYVKSHPAVASDGTIYLAARDGKLYAINPNGTQKWEYATEKGVGTDFITAPSVAKYGTNHIRGRFIQR